A stretch of Vigna angularis cultivar LongXiaoDou No.4 chromosome 4, ASM1680809v1, whole genome shotgun sequence DNA encodes these proteins:
- the LOC108322261 gene encoding glucan endo-1,3-beta-glucosidase, basic isoform — translation MASHFPRNQRFSFAAVLLLFELFTVNLITADAQIGVCYGMMGNNLPAANEVISLYRSNNIRRMRLYDPNQAALQALRDSGIELILGVPNSDLQGLATNADNARQWVQRNVLNFWPSVRIKYIAVGNEVSPVGGSSWYAQFVLPAVQNVYQAIRAQGLHDQIKVSTAIDMTLIGNSYPPSQGSFRGDVRSYLDPIIGYLLYAGAPLLVNVYPYFSYYGNPRDISLPYALFTAPNVLVWDGQYGYQNLFDAMLDSVHAAIDNTRIGYVEVVVSESGWPSDGDFGASYDNARVYLDNLVRRAGRGSPRRPSKPTEIYIFGMFDENGKSPEIEKHFGLFSPNKQKKYPFGFGGKRDGKIVMDDFNATNPLKSDM, via the exons ATGGCCTCTCACTTTCCCAGAAACCAGAGGTTCTCATTTGCTGCTGTGCTTCTTCTTTTTGAACTATTCACAGTAAACCTTATCACAGCAG ATGCTCAAATCGGTGTGTGTTACGGCATGATGGGCAACAATCTACCAGCAGCTAATGAAGTTATAAGTCTTTACAGATCGAACAACATAAGAAGAATGAGACTTTACGATCCCAATCAAGCTGCTCTACAAGCCCTAAGAGATTCAGGCATTGAACTCATTCTTGGAGTGCCAAACTCTGATCTTCAGGGTCTTGCCACAAATGCTGATAATGCTCGTCAATGGGTGCAAAGGAACGTGCTGAACTTTTGGCCAAGTGTCAGAATCAAGTACATAGCAGTTGGAAACGAAGTGAGTCCTGTTGGAGGGTCCTCTTGGTATGCACAGTTTGTTCTACCTGCTGTACAAAATGTATACCAAGCTATAAGGGCTCAAGGTCTTCATGATCAAATCAAGGTTTCAACAGCCATTGACATGACCCTAATAGGAAACTCCTACCCCCCATCACAAGGTTCCTTCAGGGGTGATGTTAGATCATACTTAGACCCTATAATAGGGTACCTGCTATATGCAGGTGCACCTTTACTGGTCAATGTGTACCCTTATTTTTCTTACTATGGTAATCCTCGTGACATATCACTTCCTTATGCTCTTTTCACTGCACCCAATGTTCTGGTTTGGGATGGCCAATATGGGTACCAGAATTTGTTTGATGCTATGTTGGATTCAGTGCATGCAGCCATTGATAATACTAGGATTGGTTATGTTGAGGTTGTTGTGTCTGAGAGCGGGTGGCCCTCGGATGGAGATTTTGGTGCCTCGTACGACAATGCACGTGTGTACTTGGATAATTTGGTTCGTCGTGCTGGTAGAGGAAGCCCTAGAAGGCCTTCAAAACCCACAGAGATTTATATCTTTGGCATGTTCGATGAGAATGGAAAGAGTCCAGAGATAGAGAAACATTTTGGTCTGTTTAGTCCCAACAAACAGAAGAAGTACCCCTTTGGATTTGGTGGCAAAAGGGATGGGAAGATTGTTATGGATGATTTCAATGCAACAAATCCCCTTAAGAGTGACATGTAA
- the LOC108322241 gene encoding glucan endo-1,3-beta-glucosidase, basic isoform — translation MSSLFTTKMFSLSTLVLLLQIFTINLHTTDAQNVGVCYGTLGDNLPPANEVVGLYQDNCIRKMRIFDPNRDTLNALKDSNIELILGVPNVDLQSLATSPDNAITWVQNNVLNFFPSVKITYVAAGNEVDPVGEFAPHVLPAIQNIYKAITNKGLQDQIKVTTVIATSILGSSYPPSQGSFRADARSYIDPILGFLVSANAPLLANVYPYFSYSSNPNDISLPYALFTSPNVVVSDGQYGYQNLFDAVLDAVHAAIDSTGVGFVDVVVSETGWPSDGALGASIDNAKTYLVGLFHRSKTGSPRRPSKPTEMYLFSMFDENQKTPELEKHWGIFFPNKDKKYPVSCVKSKEI, via the exons ATGTCTTCTCTCTTCACTACCAAGATGTTCTCATTGTCCACTCTCGTGCTTCTTCTCCAGATATTCACAATTAACCTTCACACTACAG ATGCTCAAAATGTTGGCGTATGTTATGGCACACTGGGCGACAATCTACCCCCGGCAAATGAAGTTGTGGGCCTTTACCAAGATAACTGTATCCGAAAGATGAGAATCTTTGATCCTAATCGAGATACTCTAAATGCACTTAAAGATTCAAACATCGAGCTCATTCTTGGGGTGCCAAACGTCGACCTTCAATCTCTTGCAACCAGCCCTGACAATGCTATTACTTGGGTGCAAAACAATGTCTTGAATTTCTTTCCAAGTGTCAAAATCACGTATGTTGCAGCCGGCAACGAAGTGGATCCCGTCGGTGAGTTTGCCCCACACGTTCTACCTGCAATCCAAAACATATACAAAGCTATTACGAACAAAGGCCTTCAGGATCAGATTAAAGTCACAACAGTCATTGCCACAAGCATTCTAGGAAGCTCTTACCCTCCATCACAAGGCTCCTTCAGAGCTGATGCGAGATCATACATTGACCCCATACTCGGCTTCTTGGTATCTGCAAATGCACCTTTGCTAGCCAATGTTTACCCTTATTTTAGTTACTCTAGTAACCCTAATGACATATCACTTCCCTATGCTCTTTTCACGTCACCAAATGTTGTCGTGTCAGATGGTCAATACGGATACCAGAATTTGTTTGATGCCGTGTTGGATGCGGTGCATGCTGCAATTGATAGCACTGGAGTTGGTTTTGTGGATGTTGTTGTGTCCGAGACCGGGTGGCCGTCCGATGGAGCGCTTGGCGCCAGTATTGACAATGCAAAGACCTACTTAGTGGGTTTGTTTCATCGTTCTAAAACAGGTAGCCCTAGAAGGCCTTCGAAACCCACAGAAATGTATCTATTTAGTATGTTTGATGAGAATCAAAAGACTCCCGAGCTAGAGAAACATTGGGGGATCTTCTTTCCTAACAAAGACAAGAAGTATCCAGTTAGTTGTGTAAAATccaaagaaatataa
- the LOC108322239 gene encoding glucan endo-1,3-beta-glucosidase, basic isoform, giving the protein MYSLFTTKMFSFSTLVLLLQLFTINLRTIDAQVGMCYGTFGDDLPPANEVVSLYQDNCIQKMRLFDPKRDVLHALNNSNIELILGIPNIDLQQLATFPNEAITWVQNNVLDFFPNVKIKYVAVGNEVNPAVGDTYKVAKYVLPAIQNIYQAIRAKGLQDQIKVTTVIDMTMLGNTYPPSQSSFKAEVKSYIEPIIGYLVYANAPLLANVYPYYGYSSSPDDVALSYALFTSPDVVVTDGEYKYQNLFDAVLDSVHAAIDNTKIGYVEVIVSESGWPSDGGFGASDDNAKTYLEGLFRRAKTGSPRRPSKPTEIYVFSMFDENQKTPEIEKHWGVFHPNKENKFPIPCVKST; this is encoded by the exons ATGTATTCTCTCTTCACTACCAAGATGTTCTCATTCTCCACTCTCGTGCTTCTTCTCCAGCTATTCACAATTAACCTTCGCACTATAG ATGCTCAAGTTGGCATGTGTTATGGTACATTCGGCGACGATTTACCTCCGGCAAATGAAGTTGTCAGCCTTTATCAAGACAACTGTATCCAAAAAATGAGACTCTTTGATCCTAAACGAGATGTTCTACATGCACTGAATAATTCAAACATCGAGCTCATTCTTGGAATTCCAAACATCGACCTTCAACAGCTCGCCACCTTCCCTAACGAGGCTATTACATGGGTGCAAAACAATGTCTTAGATTTCTTCCCCAATGTCAAAATCAAGTACGTGGCAGTCGGCAACGAAGTGAATCCGGCCGTCGGAGATACCTATAAGGTTGCCAAATACGTTCTACCTGCAATCCAAAACATATACCAAGCTATTAGGGCTAAAGGCCTTCAAGATCAAATTAAGGTCACAACCGTCATTGACATGACCATGTTAGGAAACACTTACCCTCCATCACAATCCTCCTTTAAAGCTGAAGTGAAGTCATACATCGAACCCATAATCGGCTACTTGGTATATGCAAATGCACCTTTGCTAGCAAATGTCTACCCTTATTATGGTTACTCTAGTAGCCCTGATGACGTAGCACTTTCCTATGCTCTTTTCACCTCACCGGATGTTGTCGTAACAGATGGTGAATACAAATACCAGAATCTGTTTGATGCTGTGTTGGATTCAGTGCATGCTGCAATTGATAACACTAAAATTGGTTATGTTGAGGTTATTGTGTCGGAGAGTGGGTGGCCGTCGGATGGAGGGTTTGGCGCCAGTGATGACAATGCAAAGACCTACTTAGAGGGTTTGTTTCGTCGTGCTAAAACAGGTAGCCCTAGAAGACCTTCGAAACCCACAGAGATCTATGTATTTAGTATGTTTGATGAGAATCAAAAGACTCCCGAAATAGAGAAACATTGGGGGGTCTTCCATCCCAACAAGGAAAACAAGTTTCCAATTCCTTGTGTCAAATCCacatag